In Meleagris gallopavo isolate NT-WF06-2002-E0010 breed Aviagen turkey brand Nicholas breeding stock chromosome 2, Turkey_5.1, whole genome shotgun sequence, the following are encoded in one genomic region:
- the LOC104909557 gene encoding hydroxyacid oxidase 1-like, which produces MMFKIPFWKEFFFNVFSADDAKEAVKLGVDGILVSNHGARQLDGVPATIDILPEIVEAVEGKVEVFLDGGVRKGTDILKALALGAKAVFIGRPLIWGLVYQGEEGAKEVLQMLKEEFRLAMALTGCRTVKEIGRTLIRRHEVLLSKI; this is translated from the exons ATGATGTTCAAGATCCCATTctggaaagaatttttttttaatgtattttcagcTGATGATGCTAAAGAAGCTGTAAAGCTTGGGGTAGACGGTATACTGGTGTCAAATCATGGAGCACGTCAGCTTGATGGAGTTCCTGCAACG ATTGATATCTTGCCTGAAATTGTTGAGGCTGTGGAGGGGAAGGTGGAGGTGTTCCTAGATGGCGGTGTAAGAAAAGGCACAGACATACTCAAAGCATTAGCTCTGGGTGCCAAAGCTGTATTCATCGGCAGGCCTCTCATCTGGGGCTTGGTTTATCAa GGTGAAGAAGGAGCAAAAGAAGTTCTCCAAATGCTGAAGGAAGAGTTTCGACTGGCAATGGCACTGACAG GCTGCCGGACTGTAAAAGAGATTGGCAGGACATTGATACGAAGACATGAAGTACTGCTTTCCAAGATTTAG